In Prosthecomicrobium sp. N25, one DNA window encodes the following:
- a CDS encoding gamma-glutamyltransferase family protein, producing MRNFLEPGRSLALAADCMVATSHPLATLAGLNILRDGGKAIDAALAAVATQSVVDPAMTGIGGDCFVLYSPGGGIPLALNGSGRAPSGADPSWYVANCPNGIGQESVHAVTIPGAVEAWCRLHEAHGTLPLDRIFAPAIRAAEDGFLVTPRVAYDWQRNAGKLARDPDCAARYLPGGRVPSIGDRLVNPALAATLRCIAREGRRAFYEGPVAAEIVATLRRLGGFHTEADFAAQTSEWVTPVSTRYRDHDVYECPPNGQGITALMMLRMLAETETGLAGLTEADAIHRLAEVTKAAYFARDRWVGDPAQTPVDVDDLLSAARARRAMGLISMDRAAPAEAFDAVEHKDTVYLAVVDRDRNAVSFINSLFSAFGSGIYVPGAGVLLHNRGSCFSTRPGHPNGIAPGRRPMHTIIPGMLVRDGRAVMPFGVMGGHYQATGHVHFLSRVLDAGDDIQAAAEAPRSFAIGGRLQLERTISPAVAADLLHRGHDIEWMDVPIGGCQAIRIDHERGVLTGATDHRKDGIAAGY from the coding sequence TTGCGCAATTTCCTGGAACCCGGCCGCTCTCTCGCCCTCGCCGCGGACTGCATGGTCGCGACCTCGCACCCGCTCGCCACGCTCGCAGGGCTCAACATCCTACGCGACGGCGGCAAGGCGATCGACGCCGCCCTCGCCGCCGTGGCCACACAGTCGGTCGTCGACCCGGCTATGACGGGCATCGGCGGCGACTGCTTCGTGCTCTATTCGCCCGGCGGCGGGATCCCGCTGGCTTTGAACGGGTCCGGCCGTGCGCCCTCCGGCGCCGATCCTTCCTGGTACGTGGCAAACTGCCCAAACGGGATCGGCCAAGAGAGCGTCCACGCCGTGACGATACCGGGCGCCGTCGAGGCTTGGTGCCGGCTCCACGAGGCGCACGGAACACTGCCGCTCGACCGGATCTTCGCCCCGGCGATTCGGGCCGCCGAGGACGGCTTCCTGGTCACGCCGCGGGTCGCCTACGACTGGCAGCGCAATGCCGGCAAGCTCGCCCGAGATCCCGACTGCGCCGCCCGGTACCTGCCCGGCGGACGGGTCCCCTCGATCGGCGACCGGCTCGTCAATCCGGCCCTTGCCGCGACCCTGCGCTGCATCGCCCGGGAGGGGCGGAGGGCCTTCTACGAGGGCCCGGTCGCCGCCGAGATCGTCGCCACACTGCGCCGTCTGGGCGGCTTTCACACGGAAGCGGACTTCGCCGCACAGACGAGCGAATGGGTGACGCCCGTCTCGACCCGCTACCGCGATCACGACGTCTACGAGTGCCCGCCGAACGGCCAGGGCATCACGGCCCTGATGATGCTGCGCATGCTCGCCGAGACCGAGACCGGGCTCGCCGGGCTCACCGAGGCCGACGCGATCCACCGTCTCGCGGAAGTCACGAAAGCCGCCTACTTCGCCCGCGACCGCTGGGTCGGCGACCCGGCGCAGACCCCCGTCGACGTCGACGACCTCCTGTCGGCCGCGCGCGCTCGCCGGGCCATGGGGCTGATCTCGATGGATCGAGCGGCACCGGCCGAAGCCTTCGACGCGGTGGAGCACAAGGACACCGTCTATCTCGCAGTGGTCGACCGCGACCGCAACGCCGTCTCGTTCATCAACTCCCTTTTCTCGGCGTTCGGCAGCGGCATCTACGTACCCGGCGCCGGGGTGCTCCTGCACAACCGCGGCAGTTGCTTCTCGACCCGTCCCGGCCACCCCAATGGAATCGCCCCGGGTCGCCGTCCTATGCACACGATCATTCCGGGGATGTTGGTCCGCGACGGTCGCGCCGTCATGCCATTCGGAGTGATGGGCGGCCACTATCAGGCCACCGGCCACGTTCACTTCCTCTCCCGCGTCCTCGATGCGGGCGACGATATCCAGGCTGCCGCCGAAGCGCCGCGATCTTTCGCGATCGGCGGCCGTCTTCAACTCGAACGCACCATATCGCCCGCCGTCGCGGCGGACCTCCTTCATCGCGGCCACGACATCGAATGGATGGATGTGCCGATCGGCGGCTGTCAGGCTATCCGTATCGACCACGAGCGCGGCGTTCTCACCGGCGCCACGGACCACCGCAAGGACGGCATCGCGGCGGGTTATTGA
- a CDS encoding hydantoinase B/oxoprolinase family protein: protein MTLDKVLLEVLNNRFTGIVEEMGYVIHRAAFTTFVKETWDFDSALVTLDGEVFAYPRNIGVTNMLSMSMKAAIGCFDHYEPGDVIITNDPLTAKGMSTHLPDYMMFRPIFADGRVVCFAWCFVHSSDVGGIVPGSIAPHASDRFQEGVVIPPVKLFKAGVLDAEMRRFILANCRIPDQNWGDISALTAALTTAQRRMDDCFAQYGATQISGIITGLLEYGEARARAVIAELPDGRYPFTDYLEGDLLKTNHVRLCLTMVKSGSEILLDFTGTDPQVAAAFNLPTHGMLNQFLVLGIVNFLRTSDPGIPFNRGMVRPISVKVPEGSILNPTRFAATGIRYTTALRVSDVVMGALSQMAPERIPAAGAGQFGLLTLSDLEPDTGTYVVHVLEPLQGGSGGRPGKDGIDGVNFSGGALRNAPVESLELDSPIFVSGYKLNDAVAPGRWRGGSGIVFEFQLLSPHAQISSRGWDRFHLRPWGREGGKGGTLGATSIIDAQGHERAIPKIEVLRLAPGETVRLVSPGGGGYGDPLDREPAAVLRDVEDDFVTVAEAREQYRVVITDGAVDAAATDALRKAAPPRGPAATFDFGVERLQYEQRLPQAFQDMVVAILAEEPASSRLYLRDIIYERCFRMGHEALGEAALRHLIADLGEATRRPVLGWPRLRAVG from the coding sequence ATGACGCTCGATAAGGTGCTCCTCGAGGTCCTCAATAATCGCTTCACCGGCATCGTCGAGGAGATGGGCTACGTCATTCACCGGGCCGCCTTCACGACCTTCGTGAAGGAGACCTGGGATTTCGATAGCGCGCTGGTCACGCTCGACGGCGAGGTCTTCGCCTATCCGCGCAATATCGGCGTCACCAACATGCTGTCGATGAGCATGAAGGCGGCGATCGGCTGCTTCGACCACTACGAACCGGGCGATGTGATCATCACCAACGACCCGCTCACGGCCAAGGGCATGTCGACCCATCTGCCGGACTACATGATGTTCCGGCCGATCTTCGCCGATGGCCGTGTTGTCTGCTTCGCCTGGTGTTTCGTCCATTCCTCCGACGTCGGCGGAATCGTGCCGGGGAGCATCGCGCCCCACGCCAGCGACCGCTTCCAGGAGGGGGTGGTGATCCCGCCCGTGAAGCTGTTCAAGGCCGGCGTGCTCGATGCCGAGATGCGCCGCTTCATCCTGGCCAACTGCCGCATACCAGACCAGAACTGGGGCGATATCAGCGCCCTCACCGCCGCCTTGACGACCGCGCAGCGTCGCATGGACGACTGCTTCGCCCAATACGGCGCCACGCAGATCTCTGGGATTATTACGGGCCTCCTGGAATACGGCGAGGCCCGTGCGCGGGCCGTGATCGCGGAACTGCCGGACGGTCGCTATCCGTTCACCGACTATCTCGAGGGCGACCTCCTCAAGACCAACCACGTCCGGCTCTGCCTGACCATGGTGAAATCGGGCAGCGAAATCCTGCTCGATTTCACGGGGACGGATCCGCAGGTCGCCGCGGCCTTCAACTTGCCGACCCACGGCATGCTGAACCAGTTCCTGGTTCTCGGTATCGTCAACTTCCTCCGCACCTCCGATCCCGGCATTCCGTTCAACCGCGGCATGGTGCGGCCGATCTCGGTGAAGGTGCCGGAAGGTTCGATCCTGAACCCGACCCGCTTCGCTGCCACCGGCATACGCTACACGACCGCGCTGCGCGTCTCCGACGTGGTCATGGGTGCGCTCAGCCAGATGGCGCCGGAGCGGATTCCGGCTGCGGGCGCCGGGCAGTTCGGCCTGCTCACTCTCAGCGATCTCGAGCCCGACACCGGCACCTACGTGGTCCATGTCCTCGAACCGCTCCAGGGCGGCTCCGGCGGGCGCCCCGGCAAGGACGGCATTGACGGCGTCAACTTCTCCGGCGGGGCGCTGCGCAACGCGCCCGTCGAGTCACTCGAGCTCGACAGCCCGATCTTCGTCTCCGGCTACAAGCTCAACGACGCGGTCGCACCGGGACGCTGGCGCGGCGGCAGTGGGATCGTGTTCGAGTTCCAGCTGCTCTCGCCTCACGCCCAGATCTCCTCGCGCGGCTGGGACCGCTTCCATCTCCGCCCCTGGGGGCGTGAGGGCGGGAAGGGCGGCACGCTCGGGGCAACCAGCATCATCGATGCGCAGGGCCACGAGCGCGCCATCCCGAAGATCGAGGTGCTCCGGCTCGCCCCCGGAGAGACCGTGCGCCTCGTCTCCCCCGGAGGGGGCGGCTATGGCGATCCGCTCGATCGCGAGCCCGCCGCCGTCCTTCGCGACGTCGAAGACGATTTCGTGACCGTGGCCGAGGCGCGGGAGCAGTACCGGGTGGTGATCACCGACGGCGCCGTAGACGCGGCGGCGACCGACGCGTTGCGGAAGGCCGCGCCGCCTCGCGGGCCGGCCGCGACCTTCGATTTCGGCGTGGAGCGGCTCCAGTACGAGCAGCGCCTGCCGCAGGCCTTCCAGGACATGGTGGTGGCCATCCTCGCCGAGGAGCCGGCGTCCAGCCGGCTCTACCTGCGGGACATCATCTACGAGCGCTGCTTCAGAATGGGCCACGAGGCTCTGGGCGAGGCGGCCCTGCGCCACCTCATCGCCGATCTCGGCGAGGCAACCCGGCGGCCGGTTCTCGGCTGGCCCCGCCTGCGGGCGGTCGGCTGA
- a CDS encoding gamma-glutamyltransferase family protein: MSPVAGHAPARDFMRPGRSPVRSLRAMAATSSPLATEAALQLLRDGGNAVDAAIGACAVLALVEPHQTGLGGDCFALIARNGTDRVVAYNGSGRAPARIDRAEVAGRMPGGIQPTSPEAVTIPGAVEAWIRLSADHGRLPLSQALAPAIAYAEHGVVLQDRVAFDWGVAKEKIAGSPVLAASFFSGGQPPRPGTVLRYPELARTFRLIAEKGREGFYEGSIARSLVATLRASGGVHELDDFADHRGEYVAPMNATFRGYTVHQCPPNGQGVIALLIMRILEQLETDPDGPLGLWRLHAITEAARQAFALRNARLGDPNFTDFDWSSVLEPPVIAGLAARIRPDARIADQALPTGSGSEHRDTTYLCVVDEDRNAVSLINSLFESFGSTITDPQSGITLHNRGLSFSLLDGHPNALAPGKRPMHTIIPGMLTKAGRVVMPFGVMGGHFQPVGHALLLSHMLDYGLDLQTAVDLPRLFPSDGKLWVESGINHAARQHLSALGHDLTDRIEPAGGAQAIWIDHTTGVLTGASDPRKDGAAIGY; encoded by the coding sequence ATGAGCCCGGTCGCAGGCCATGCTCCTGCGCGGGACTTCATGCGGCCCGGGCGCTCTCCGGTCCGCTCGCTCCGCGCCATGGCGGCGACATCGAGCCCGCTCGCGACCGAGGCGGCCCTGCAACTCCTCCGCGACGGTGGGAATGCGGTCGATGCCGCGATCGGTGCCTGCGCGGTTCTGGCATTGGTCGAGCCGCATCAGACCGGACTCGGCGGCGACTGCTTCGCCCTGATCGCCCGGAACGGAACCGACCGCGTCGTGGCCTACAACGGCTCCGGGCGTGCGCCGGCCCGAATCGATCGGGCCGAAGTGGCCGGGCGGATGCCCGGAGGCATCCAGCCGACCTCGCCCGAGGCTGTAACGATACCCGGCGCCGTCGAGGCCTGGATACGTCTGTCGGCCGACCACGGACGGCTGCCATTGTCGCAGGCGCTCGCCCCGGCGATCGCCTATGCCGAACACGGGGTGGTGCTGCAGGACCGCGTCGCTTTCGACTGGGGCGTGGCGAAGGAGAAGATCGCGGGCTCGCCGGTATTGGCAGCGTCATTTTTTTCAGGCGGGCAACCGCCTCGGCCCGGCACCGTCCTCCGCTATCCCGAGTTGGCTCGCACCTTTCGGTTGATCGCCGAGAAAGGCCGGGAGGGCTTCTACGAGGGCTCGATCGCGCGGTCTCTCGTGGCCACGCTCAGGGCTTCGGGTGGCGTGCACGAACTCGACGACTTCGCCGATCATCGCGGCGAATACGTCGCCCCGATGAATGCCACGTTCCGCGGGTACACCGTGCATCAGTGTCCGCCGAATGGTCAGGGGGTGATCGCGCTCCTGATCATGCGGATCCTGGAGCAACTCGAGACGGATCCGGACGGCCCCCTGGGTCTTTGGCGCCTGCACGCGATCACCGAAGCGGCCAGGCAAGCCTTCGCCTTGCGCAATGCCCGCCTGGGCGATCCGAACTTCACGGACTTCGACTGGAGCTCGGTGCTCGAGCCCCCAGTGATTGCCGGGCTCGCCGCACGGATCCGCCCGGACGCCCGCATCGCGGATCAGGCCTTGCCGACGGGCTCGGGCAGCGAGCATCGCGACACGACCTACCTTTGCGTAGTCGACGAGGATCGCAACGCGGTTTCGCTGATTAATTCGCTGTTCGAGTCCTTCGGCAGCACGATCACCGACCCGCAGAGCGGCATCACGTTGCACAACCGCGGTTTGTCGTTTTCGCTTCTGGACGGACACCCGAACGCCCTGGCGCCGGGAAAACGGCCGATGCACACGATCATCCCCGGCATGCTGACCAAGGCCGGACGTGTCGTCATGCCGTTCGGGGTGATGGGCGGTCACTTCCAGCCGGTGGGTCATGCGTTGCTGCTGTCGCACATGCTCGACTATGGCCTGGACCTGCAGACTGCAGTCGATCTTCCGCGGCTGTTTCCGTCCGATGGCAAGCTTTGGGTCGAGTCCGGGATCAACCATGCGGCTCGACAGCATCTCTCGGCGCTCGGTCACGACCTGACCGATCGGATCGAGCCGGCGGGCGGCGCCCAGGCGATCTGGATCGACCACACGACCGGCGTTCTGACCGGAGCCTCCGACCCCCGCAAGGACGGCGCAGCCATAGGGTACTGA
- a CDS encoding formaldehyde-activating enzyme: MNERILMRTGEALVSTGVAATAAEPEVVIGELDGPVGTAIATLTGDQVVGHSRVFALLNTDIMVRPVTLCCSKVTVTDARYTNILMGTVQFAIAHGVLDAVRAGYLPKSRANDLGIVCAVWLTPSAATGEDLDHEELFANHRKAMTEAIRKAMAAEPSIDWLLENQDKVMHKYHRLGLDRKL; the protein is encoded by the coding sequence ATGAACGAACGCATTCTCATGCGCACCGGCGAGGCCTTGGTGTCGACCGGCGTGGCAGCGACCGCCGCCGAGCCCGAGGTCGTCATCGGCGAACTCGACGGTCCGGTCGGCACCGCCATCGCGACATTGACGGGCGATCAGGTGGTCGGCCACTCGCGCGTCTTCGCGCTCCTCAACACCGACATCATGGTGCGTCCGGTCACGCTCTGCTGCTCCAAGGTCACCGTCACTGACGCCCGCTACACCAACATCCTGATGGGCACGGTCCAGTTCGCGATTGCCCACGGCGTGCTCGACGCCGTCCGGGCCGGCTACCTGCCGAAGAGCCGCGCAAACGATCTCGGAATCGTCTGCGCCGTCTGGCTGACACCCAGCGCGGCCACCGGCGAAGATCTTGACCACGAGGAGCTGTTCGCCAACCACCGCAAGGCCATGACCGAAGCGATCCGCAAGGCCATGGCAGCCGAGCCCTCGATCGACTGGCTGCTGGAGAACCAGGACAAGGTCATGCACAAGTACCACCGGCTCGGGCTCGACAGGAAACTTTGA
- a CDS encoding ABC transporter permease yields MYARALPLRIFVFLVYVFLLAPIVVVVLVSFNPTSGFRIPTTEISLRWYEKFFGLADFRDSLFLISLPIALASSVVATLVGTLAAIGLQRSRIIGRDLVESFFMLPLLIPSILLGAALYLVYVTLGVAGGFWTLVVGHTLLGVPYVIRVVGAGLVAVDKRLEEAAISLGCTPIQAFVRVVLPIIRSSILSGAIFAFIVSFSDINLALFVAGPRTTTLPIHIFSQIFWEGDPTIAAASTAQILIVGGLMLLMQRLFNVRMSF; encoded by the coding sequence ATGTACGCAAGGGCCCTGCCGCTCCGGATCTTCGTGTTTCTCGTCTACGTCTTCCTTCTCGCCCCGATCGTCGTGGTCGTATTGGTCTCCTTCAACCCGACCTCCGGGTTCCGCATCCCGACCACCGAAATCTCGCTGCGCTGGTACGAGAAGTTCTTCGGCCTCGCCGATTTCCGCGACTCGCTCTTCCTGATCAGCTTGCCGATCGCGCTCGCCTCCTCGGTGGTGGCGACGCTGGTCGGCACGCTGGCAGCGATCGGCCTCCAGCGCTCGCGCATCATCGGGCGGGATCTGGTTGAGAGCTTCTTCATGCTCCCGCTCCTGATCCCGTCAATCCTGCTGGGCGCGGCGCTCTACCTCGTCTATGTGACGCTCGGCGTCGCAGGCGGCTTCTGGACCCTCGTGGTCGGCCATACCCTGCTCGGGGTCCCTTATGTGATCCGCGTCGTCGGTGCCGGGCTGGTGGCGGTCGACAAGCGACTCGAGGAGGCCGCGATCAGCCTCGGCTGCACGCCGATCCAGGCCTTCGTGCGGGTGGTTCTACCGATCATCCGGTCGAGCATCCTGAGCGGCGCGATCTTCGCCTTCATCGTCTCCTTCAGCGACATCAACCTGGCGCTCTTCGTCGCCGGGCCGCGCACCACCACCCTGCCGATCCACATCTTCTCGCAGATCTTCTGGGAGGGCGATCCGACCATAGCGGCCGCCTCCACGGCCCAGATCCTGATCGTCGGCGGGCTGATGCTGCTGATGCAGCGGTTGTTCAACGTCAGAATGAGCTTCTAG
- a CDS encoding 3-keto-5-aminohexanoate cleavage protein, protein MSRNVFITCALTGAGDTVGRSPHVPITPKQIAESGLDAAAAGASILHIHVRNPETGQPSRDLALYREVVARIREKNDDVILNLTGGMGGDIVFGDDDPFPTLPGTDFVGPAGRMEHILDLKPEMCSLDCGSLNFDEMVYAAKPSWLRRMARSMRGAGVKPELECFEIGHVRMARQLIEEGLIDAPPLFQLCLGVKWAADASPRTMMALVDMLPVGALWAGFGLGSMQMQMVAQAVLLGGHVRVGLEDNLFLSKGVFATNAQLVERAAAIVTILGATVADPTATRAVLGLEGKR, encoded by the coding sequence ATGTCTCGAAACGTGTTCATCACTTGCGCGCTGACCGGAGCCGGAGACACCGTCGGGCGCAGTCCTCATGTTCCGATCACGCCCAAGCAGATCGCCGAAAGCGGACTGGACGCCGCAGCGGCAGGGGCGAGCATTCTCCATATTCACGTCCGCAACCCGGAGACCGGCCAGCCGAGCCGGGACCTGGCCCTTTATCGGGAAGTCGTCGCGCGGATCCGGGAGAAAAACGACGACGTGATCCTCAACCTTACGGGGGGCATGGGGGGTGACATCGTGTTCGGGGACGACGACCCGTTCCCGACCCTGCCGGGAACCGATTTCGTCGGACCGGCCGGCCGCATGGAGCACATTCTCGACCTGAAACCGGAAATGTGCAGCCTGGACTGTGGATCACTGAATTTCGACGAGATGGTCTATGCGGCCAAGCCAAGTTGGTTGCGCCGGATGGCCCGTTCGATGCGGGGGGCGGGGGTCAAGCCCGAGCTCGAGTGTTTCGAGATCGGACACGTCCGCATGGCGCGACAATTGATCGAGGAAGGCCTGATCGACGCGCCACCGCTGTTCCAACTCTGTCTCGGGGTCAAGTGGGCGGCGGATGCAAGCCCGCGCACCATGATGGCGCTGGTCGACATGCTGCCTGTCGGTGCCCTCTGGGCCGGTTTCGGCCTCGGGTCGATGCAGATGCAGATGGTCGCTCAAGCCGTGCTCCTCGGCGGCCATGTCCGCGTCGGTCTGGAAGACAACCTGTTCCTCTCAAAGGGAGTCTTCGCGACCAATGCACAACTTGTCGAACGGGCTGCCGCGATCGTGACGATTCTCGGCGCGACGGTCGCCGATCCGACGGCAACTCGCGCTGTCCTGGGCCTCGAAGGCAAAAGGTGA
- a CDS encoding aspartate aminotransferase family protein codes for MTGIEAAPATGVNSTISALLADVQNRSAERRPRSGEAFARACEKLPGGNTRSVLYFPPFPIFAEKSSDCRVWDIDGHCYLDFLCEYTAGLAGHDNPEIRAAVEGALRRGWVNGAQLEVEAELATLLCTRFPSLERVRFCNSGTEANLMALSTARVATGRPAIMAFRGGYHGGVLLYKDGPSAQNPPYETVMGEYNDVDRTRDLIGANADRLAAVILEPMLGSGGCIPAERDFLAMLREMCSTHGIVLIFDEVMTSRLAPGGLQGRHGILPDLCTLGKYIGGGFSFGAFGGRAEIMDLYDPRRPDALTHAGTFNNNPFTMNAGVAAMTRVYPADRAEAFNATGDRFRERLQQTADAHAVPVTFSGIGSMIGLHIANGPIRRPGDGRNDATATDAKALIHLEMFERGLYFARRGMIVLSLPMQDDTLDRFVSTLDEVLQLHGPVLRRLA; via the coding sequence ATGACCGGTATCGAGGCTGCGCCAGCGACGGGCGTCAATTCAACGATCTCAGCGCTCCTTGCTGATGTCCAAAATCGATCCGCCGAACGGCGCCCACGCAGCGGCGAGGCCTTCGCACGCGCCTGCGAGAAATTGCCGGGCGGCAATACGCGGTCCGTCCTATATTTCCCGCCTTTCCCGATCTTCGCCGAGAAGAGTTCCGACTGCCGCGTCTGGGACATCGATGGACACTGCTATCTGGATTTTCTTTGCGAATACACCGCCGGCCTGGCCGGACACGACAATCCCGAGATCCGCGCTGCTGTCGAGGGCGCGCTAAGACGTGGTTGGGTCAATGGGGCCCAGCTCGAGGTCGAAGCCGAGTTGGCGACTCTGCTCTGCACCCGATTTCCCTCGCTTGAACGGGTGCGCTTCTGCAATTCGGGAACGGAGGCCAATCTGATGGCCCTGTCCACCGCCCGAGTGGCGACGGGCCGCCCGGCCATCATGGCGTTTCGGGGCGGCTACCATGGCGGGGTTCTGCTCTACAAGGACGGCCCCTCGGCGCAGAATCCGCCGTACGAGACGGTCATGGGCGAGTACAACGACGTCGATCGGACCCGAGACCTGATCGGCGCCAATGCCGATCGTCTGGCCGCCGTCATCTTGGAACCGATGCTGGGCTCCGGCGGCTGCATTCCGGCCGAGCGAGATTTCCTGGCGATGCTCCGGGAGATGTGCAGCACCCACGGCATCGTGCTGATCTTCGACGAGGTCATGACCTCGCGTCTCGCGCCGGGCGGCCTGCAGGGCCGACACGGCATCCTTCCCGATCTCTGCACGCTCGGCAAGTATATCGGAGGTGGCTTCTCGTTCGGGGCATTCGGCGGACGGGCCGAGATCATGGACCTGTACGACCCTCGACGACCGGACGCACTGACCCATGCGGGCACCTTCAACAACAACCCATTCACGATGAATGCGGGCGTCGCCGCGATGACCCGCGTCTATCCGGCCGATCGCGCCGAGGCCTTCAACGCCACAGGGGATCGGTTCCGTGAGCGGCTCCAGCAGACCGCCGACGCCCATGCGGTTCCGGTCACGTTCTCCGGGATAGGCTCGATGATCGGCCTGCATATCGCCAACGGGCCGATCCGACGCCCGGGAGACGGGCGCAACGACGCAACCGCCACGGATGCGAAGGCACTGATCCACCTTGAGATGTTCGAACGCGGACTGTACTTCGCGCGACGGGGTATGATCGTTCTGTCACTGCCCATGCAGGATGACACGCTGGATCGTTTTGTATCCACACTCGATGAGGTTCTCCAACTTCACGGGCCAGTCCTTCGTCGGCTGGCTTGA
- a CDS encoding hydantoinase/oxoprolinase family protein has protein sequence MSRLRIGVDIGGTFTDFALLDESTGKITALKFPSDRGRPAASVFGGLSELFAQTGASMADVGYFSHGTTLAVNTILEYNGARTALLVTKGLRDILYIGRHRLPDIFNFFTGMPEPLVRRSHVVEVPERCLADGSVALAIDQPMMANVVEQLRAMGAEAVAIGFLHSYRNPANEREARRLLGELAPDLYVSLSSEIWPQMREFERTLAGTMNAYVGRRMETYFGDLEDGLSKNFGLTAPVLSTKSNGGVMTAAEAAARPTETLMSGPAAGAIGAAFVARAAGFEHLITIDIGGTSTDVAIIDGEPRYSTENQIGNFPVIMPAVDVTSIGAGGGSIAWIDDFGVLKVGPRSAGAKPGPAAYGLGGSDATLTDAFVSLGIIEAGAFAGGRIMIDKDLAVAAVGRLAGRLAMTVEETAEAIIRIATSHIYSTLVPLLARKGVDYSDYALLPFGGAGPMHGLLVARDIGIEKVIVPLHPGVLCATGALVADVRRDFVRTVHRRFDLAAGDEVVEAMRSAFAELEAQGARWLDGQDLGYVSRRSRRIADMRYHGQSFEISVPLDGVDLDQGPGPLVQAFQAEYEKVYGYANAGSVFEVRDVRVVAIGETPKPKLEMLAVLSSDIPLEAAVVEKPIWHDGRMQPARFVDRAHVLPGRRLTGPAIITQYDTTTFVPAGYTVTSDQYGNLIAEADHDAR, from the coding sequence ATGTCCCGCTTGCGCATAGGTGTCGACATCGGCGGCACGTTCACCGACTTCGCCCTGCTGGACGAGAGCACCGGCAAGATCACGGCACTGAAGTTTCCCTCCGACCGCGGCCGCCCGGCGGCGTCCGTGTTCGGTGGCCTTTCGGAACTCTTCGCCCAGACCGGCGCGTCCATGGCCGACGTCGGCTACTTCAGTCATGGTACCACGCTCGCGGTGAACACGATCCTGGAATACAACGGGGCCCGCACTGCGCTTCTGGTGACCAAGGGGCTCAGAGACATTCTCTACATCGGGCGCCACCGGCTGCCCGACATCTTCAACTTCTTCACCGGAATGCCGGAACCCCTGGTCCGCCGCTCCCATGTCGTCGAGGTGCCGGAGCGCTGCCTCGCCGACGGCTCGGTCGCGCTCGCGATCGACCAGCCGATGATGGCCAACGTGGTCGAGCAGTTGCGGGCCATGGGGGCGGAGGCGGTCGCGATCGGCTTCCTGCACAGCTACCGCAACCCTGCCAACGAACGGGAAGCGCGCCGGCTCCTTGGCGAGCTGGCGCCCGACCTCTACGTCTCGCTCTCGAGCGAGATCTGGCCGCAGATGCGGGAGTTCGAGCGCACCCTCGCGGGCACCATGAACGCCTATGTGGGGCGTCGCATGGAGACCTATTTCGGCGACCTAGAAGACGGCCTCAGCAAGAATTTCGGCCTGACCGCCCCGGTCCTCAGCACGAAGTCCAATGGCGGGGTCATGACAGCCGCGGAGGCGGCCGCGCGGCCGACCGAGACGCTGATGTCCGGCCCCGCAGCCGGGGCCATCGGGGCCGCTTTCGTGGCGCGGGCGGCCGGCTTCGAGCACCTGATCACCATCGACATCGGCGGCACCAGCACGGACGTCGCGATCATCGACGGGGAGCCACGCTACTCCACCGAGAACCAGATCGGCAATTTCCCCGTCATCATGCCGGCCGTCGATGTGACGTCGATTGGCGCCGGCGGCGGCTCGATCGCCTGGATCGACGATTTCGGCGTCCTGAAGGTCGGACCGCGCAGCGCGGGCGCCAAGCCGGGCCCGGCCGCCTACGGCCTTGGCGGCAGCGACGCCACCCTGACCGACGCTTTCGTGAGCCTCGGCATCATCGAGGCGGGCGCATTCGCCGGCGGCCGGATCATGATCGACAAGGACCTTGCGGTCGCGGCGGTCGGCCGGCTTGCGGGCCGGCTCGCCATGACGGTGGAGGAAACCGCCGAGGCCATCATCCGGATAGCGACCTCGCACATCTACTCGACCCTGGTGCCGCTCCTCGCCCGCAAGGGTGTCGACTATTCTGACTACGCGCTGCTGCCGTTCGGCGGCGCCGGCCCGATGCACGGCCTCCTGGTCGCCCGCGACATCGGCATCGAGAAGGTCATCGTGCCCCTGCATCCCGGCGTGCTCTGTGCCACGGGGGCGCTCGTTGCCGACGTGCGGCGCGACTTCGTCAGGACCGTGCATCGCCGCTTCGACCTCGCCGCCGGCGACGAGGTGGTCGAGGCCATGCGCTCCGCCTTTGCGGAGCTGGAGGCGCAGGGCGCGCGCTGGCTCGACGGACAAGACCTCGGCTATGTGAGCCGCCGCTCGCGACGGATCGCCGACATGCGTTACCACGGCCAGAGTTTCGAGATCTCCGTGCCACTCGACGGCGTGGACCTCGACCAAGGCCCTGGACCGCTCGTCCAGGCCTTCCAGGCCGAGTACGAGAAAGTCTACGGCTATGCCAATGCCGGTTCGGTGTTCGAAGTGCGCGACGTCCGCGTCGTCGCCATCGGTGAGACGCCGAAGCCCAAGCTCGAGATGCTGGCCGTCCTGTCGAGCGACATCCCCCTGGAGGCGGCCGTGGTCGAGAAGCCGATCTGGCATGACGGCCGCATGCAGCCTGCCCGCTTCGTCGACCGGGCACACGTCTTGCCGGGCCGCCGCCTGACCGGCCCGGCCATCATCACCCAATACGACACCACCACCTTCGTCCCAGCCGGATACACGGTTACGTCGGACCAGTACGGCAACCTCATCGCGGAGGCAGACCATGACGCTCGATAA